In Kordia antarctica, the following proteins share a genomic window:
- a CDS encoding formylglycine-generating enzyme family protein, with the protein MNHFLTKYIFLFIAITFIACENKKPSQNSSKNTPLDEFLDLKIPNGMVWVESKTFLQGAKENDPFAMQREKPAHTVKVDGFYIDETEVTNAQFKAFVKATGYKTIAERPIDWEQMKKELPPNTQKPHDSILKPGSLVFNKNVNAVANMANYGQWWTWKIGADWKHPSGPDSSIDDKDNLPVVHVALEDALAYCKWANRRLPTEAEWEAAAQGKNTNDVYTWGNDANILNQNSNTWQGNFPITNNPDDGFSYVSPVKSYAPNSIGLYDMLGNVWELTSDLFNVNYYKEIDTSQPLTNPKGASKGYSPENPYQVENVMKGGSFLCHESYCASFRISAKMGVSHDSGSDHMGFRTVVTKKMLTSEK; encoded by the coding sequence ATGAATCATTTCTTAACCAAATATATCTTTCTATTCATTGCTATTACTTTTATTGCTTGTGAAAATAAAAAGCCTTCTCAAAATAGTTCTAAAAACACACCATTAGATGAATTTTTAGATCTGAAAATTCCAAACGGAATGGTTTGGGTAGAAAGCAAAACATTTTTACAAGGAGCAAAAGAAAATGATCCTTTTGCAATGCAAAGAGAAAAACCTGCACATACGGTAAAAGTTGATGGTTTTTATATAGATGAAACAGAAGTTACCAATGCTCAATTTAAAGCTTTTGTAAAAGCAACAGGCTATAAAACAATTGCCGAAAGACCAATTGATTGGGAACAAATGAAAAAAGAATTGCCGCCAAATACCCAAAAACCACACGATTCTATCCTAAAACCCGGCAGCTTAGTTTTTAATAAAAATGTAAATGCGGTTGCCAATATGGCGAATTATGGACAATGGTGGACATGGAAAATTGGTGCCGATTGGAAACATCCTAGCGGTCCTGATAGTTCTATTGATGACAAAGATAATCTTCCTGTTGTGCATGTTGCCTTAGAAGATGCATTAGCGTATTGCAAATGGGCTAACAGAAGATTGCCAACGGAAGCCGAATGGGAAGCTGCTGCGCAAGGAAAAAATACAAATGACGTTTATACATGGGGAAATGACGCCAATATATTAAACCAAAATTCAAATACGTGGCAAGGTAATTTTCCAATAACAAACAATCCTGATGATGGTTTCTCGTATGTATCGCCTGTAAAATCGTATGCACCAAATAGTATTGGTCTCTATGATATGCTCGGAAATGTTTGGGAATTGACAAGCGATTTATTCAATGTAAATTATTATAAAGAAATAGATACTTCTCAGCCATTGACAAACCCAAAAGGAGCTTCAAAAGGATACAGTCCAGAAAATCCATACCAAGTAGAAAATGTGATGAAAGGTGGTTCTTTTCTATGTCACGAATCGTATTGTGCAAGTTTTAGAATTTCTGCAAAAATGGGCGTGAGTCATGATTCTGGTTCTGACCACAT
- a CDS encoding NAD-dependent succinate-semialdehyde dehydrogenase, with amino-acid sequence MKTQNFGYKKLYIDGQLIDAASGEKQDVICPATGESIAQIAEAGKADALKALEAAQKGFKYWSKLSLAERTEWMLKLRSAILEKEHELRNAMVHEMGKTYAGAYEDIEAITNALSWYPDAMKNLREEQIPDYEGTHTHKMISKPAGVAVAYLAWNFPILNVGFKLGPALASGCSIIIKPSEMSPLSAYMIGEIAHSINFPAGVINILAGTVSEVAQTLTTSKIPAVITMIGSTTTGQKVIAESTTSIKKLGMELGGNAPFIVFEDADFDTALNLAVALRFGNSGQVCVAANRILVHTSIYDKFIKAYVEKVSKLKVGFGTKENEDVFMGPVVSKKDRDRMFDLIEDATSKGATLEYGGKIPDYLPETGFWIEPTVVSGITPEMKLFTQETFGPVAGIMSFDTDEEVLALANDTEFGLASYIFTNNHKRIEHFTEELEFGEIQINGVKYAIYLPHGGIKNSGIGHDCSHLALDDYLVKKRVSTAKM; translated from the coding sequence ATGAAAACTCAGAACTTCGGTTATAAAAAATTATATATTGACGGACAACTTATCGATGCTGCAAGTGGAGAAAAGCAAGATGTCATTTGTCCCGCAACAGGAGAATCTATTGCACAAATTGCTGAAGCTGGAAAAGCAGATGCCCTAAAAGCACTTGAAGCTGCTCAAAAAGGATTCAAATATTGGTCAAAACTATCATTAGCTGAGCGAACTGAATGGATGCTAAAACTTAGATCCGCTATTCTTGAAAAAGAACATGAACTAAGAAATGCAATGGTTCATGAAATGGGTAAAACCTACGCGGGTGCATATGAAGATATTGAAGCTATTACAAATGCTTTATCGTGGTATCCTGATGCCATGAAAAATTTGAGGGAAGAACAAATTCCAGATTATGAAGGCACACATACGCACAAAATGATTTCGAAACCTGCTGGAGTCGCTGTTGCGTATCTCGCTTGGAATTTTCCAATACTAAATGTAGGTTTCAAATTGGGTCCTGCCCTAGCCTCAGGCTGTTCTATTATCATAAAACCTTCCGAAATGTCACCATTATCAGCCTATATGATTGGTGAAATAGCACATAGCATAAATTTTCCCGCTGGTGTCATTAACATCTTAGCTGGTACAGTGAGTGAAGTAGCACAAACGTTAACTACAAGTAAAATTCCTGCTGTTATTACCATGATTGGATCTACAACAACAGGACAAAAAGTAATTGCAGAAAGCACAACATCTATCAAAAAACTAGGAATGGAATTGGGTGGAAATGCACCTTTTATCGTATTTGAAGATGCTGATTTTGACACAGCGTTAAACCTTGCTGTTGCACTAAGGTTTGGTAATTCAGGTCAAGTTTGCGTCGCTGCCAATAGAATCTTAGTTCATACATCAATCTATGATAAATTCATAAAAGCATACGTTGAAAAAGTTTCAAAACTAAAGGTTGGTTTTGGTACAAAAGAAAACGAAGATGTATTTATGGGTCCTGTAGTATCTAAAAAAGATAGAGATCGTATGTTTGATCTTATTGAAGATGCAACAAGTAAAGGTGCAACACTTGAATATGGTGGAAAAATACCTGATTATTTGCCTGAAACTGGCTTTTGGATAGAACCTACAGTCGTTTCCGGAATTACACCAGAAATGAAACTATTCACTCAAGAAACATTCGGACCTGTTGCAGGTATCATGTCTTTCGATACGGATGAAGAAGTGTTGGCATTAGCAAATGATACCGAATTTGGATTAGCATCTTACATATTCACAAATAATCACAAACGAATAGAACACTTTACAGAAGAGCTGGAATTCGGAGAAATACAAATCAATGGTGTCAAATATGCAATCTATTTACCACATGGTGGGATTAAAAATAGTGGAATTGGTCACGATTGTTCTCATTTGGCTTTAGATGATTATTTAGTCAAAAAGAGAGTTTCTACGGCGAAAATGTAG
- a CDS encoding mandelate racemase/muconate lactonizing enzyme family protein — MVIEKIETYILKDKLSKSFFFSQWEYSERCICVVKITTSDGQFGWGEGYGPANILNEGIKFLEPYIIGKNPLENEVIWSTMYRKTLDFARRGVLVASMSAIDIALWDLKGKILNLPVSTLLGGAHRTKIKPYATGLYFTDHNNPSRDFEEEVAKYKSQGFKAIKMKVGLGVKEDYENVKRMRELLGDDIDLMIDSNHAYTLREAVSLCKKIEQFDISWFEEPISPEYYQQYNELRSKTSIPIAGGECEYLRFGFHQLLRTKSVDIIQPDICASGGLTEAKRIAALASTYGIETVPHTWGTSIGIHVALHFIANLENIPGRMKSPDFLIEYDQTENGLRERLTYPKIKMKDGMIEVPTTPGLGIEVNEDVLMEYSIVKQKFNGTFI, encoded by the coding sequence ATGGTTATAGAAAAAATAGAAACATACATACTCAAAGACAAACTGTCTAAAAGTTTTTTCTTTTCGCAATGGGAATATTCAGAAAGATGTATTTGTGTAGTTAAAATAACTACTTCAGATGGTCAATTTGGGTGGGGAGAAGGATACGGACCTGCAAACATTTTAAATGAAGGTATCAAATTTTTAGAGCCATACATCATAGGAAAAAATCCACTTGAAAATGAAGTCATTTGGAGTACGATGTATCGAAAAACGCTTGATTTTGCTAGAAGAGGAGTTCTTGTAGCTTCCATGAGTGCTATTGATATTGCCCTGTGGGATTTAAAAGGTAAAATTCTCAACTTGCCTGTATCTACCTTACTTGGTGGTGCGCACAGAACCAAAATAAAACCGTATGCAACAGGTCTTTATTTTACAGATCATAACAACCCATCTAGAGATTTTGAAGAAGAAGTAGCCAAATACAAATCGCAAGGTTTCAAAGCTATCAAAATGAAAGTTGGGTTAGGCGTAAAAGAAGATTACGAAAATGTAAAACGCATGCGCGAATTGCTCGGTGATGATATTGATCTTATGATCGATTCCAACCACGCATATACATTAAGAGAAGCTGTTTCACTTTGTAAAAAAATTGAACAGTTCGATATCAGTTGGTTTGAAGAACCCATTTCTCCTGAATACTATCAACAATACAACGAATTACGAAGCAAAACTTCCATACCTATAGCTGGTGGAGAATGTGAATACTTACGATTTGGTTTTCATCAATTACTAAGAACGAAGTCAGTAGATATTATACAACCAGACATTTGCGCCAGTGGCGGATTAACCGAAGCTAAAAGAATAGCCGCTTTGGCAAGTACATATGGTATTGAAACAGTTCCACATACGTGGGGAACGTCTATAGGAATTCATGTAGCTTTGCATTTTATTGCGAACTTAGAAAATATTCCAGGTCGTATGAAATCACCTGATTTCTTAATAGAATACGATCAAACAGAAAACGGTTTAAGAGAACGACTTACCTATCCTAAAATTAAAATGAAAGATGGTATGATTGAAGTTCCAACTACACCAGGACTAGGTATTGAAGTGAATGAAGATGTACTGATGGAATATTCAATAGTCAAACAAAAATTTAACGGTACTTTTATTTAA